GGCGCGCGATCGGCCAGTCGGCGGAGGTGGCGGCGTGAACCCCTACCTCATCCAGGGCCCCGCCCTCATCAGCTTCAGCGGTGGCCGGACCTCCGGCTACATGCTCAAGCATATCATCGACGCCCACGGCGGCCAGCTGCCGGCGGATGTCCACGTCGCGTTCTGCAACACCGGCCTCGAGCTGCCGGAGACTTTGGACTTCGTGCAGGAGTGCGCGTCGCGCTGGGGCGTCCGGATCGTCTGGCTCGAGTTCGACCCGGAGGCAGAGCACAGCACCCGGATCGTCAGCCACAACAGCGCCAGCCGCAACGGCGAGCCGTTCGACGCCTCCATCCGCACCCGCAACATGCTGCCCAACCCGGTGATGCGGACCTGCACCATCGACATGAAGGTGAAGCGGCTGCAGGCCTACATGCGGAAGATACTGGGTTACCCCCAGTACAACAGCGTCGTCGGGCTACGGCATGACGAGCAGAAGCGCGTCAAGCGCATGCACGCCCGCGCCAAATCCAACAAGGATGGCAAAGGGATCATCCCCGTGATGCCGCTCGACGAGGCGAAGGTCTCGCGTTGGGACGTCGTTGCGTGGTGGAAGCGGCAGAACTTCGACCTGCGACTGCCGTCCATCAACGGCAAGACCCCACACGGCAACTGCAGCCTGTGCTTCCTCAAGGCCAAGCGCACTGTCCAGGGGATCATGCGCGAGGCGCCCGCCCTGGCGGACTGGTGGATCGGCAAGGAGCGCACCGCCCTGCTGGTCGGCGCGACGCAGGATCCGCGGCTCTGCCTCTTCCGGGCGGACCGGCCCTCCTACGAGCGGATGCTGCAGCAGGTCCGCGATCAGGGCGACATCGAGGACATCGGCGAAGGGGAGGTCGACGATGACTGCGCCTGCACCGACTGACCTCCTGCCGCTCGAGCCCGAGGCTCCGGCCGCGCGCCTGATCCGGGCCGCGGTGCCCTGGGCCAACGACAAGACGTGCTCGCTCGCCCTCGCCGAGCTGGACGACGCGGTGGAGGCCTACCAGGGCCACCCGCTCGGGTCGGAGGAGGACGCCCCCGACCTCCCCCCTCTTCGCCGCGGAGTAGCGCCATGACCGAGATCGAGATACCCGCCCTGACCCGTCGCGCCTGGTGGCCCGAGGCCTACGCCGACGAGAGCATGCCGGCCGGGCGTGAGACGCCATCGGCTTGGCTCTACCAACTGGACGACGGCGCCCGCCGCTATGGCGAGCGAGATGGCCAGGACTATCCGACGTGGCCGATCGCCGAGGGCCAGACGGTCAAGTTCCTCGCCAGCGACGATCTCGGCTCTTGCCTGCTGATCGTCGAGGACGACGGCACTACCCAGTGGGAGCCGCGGCCTCCGGAGGGCGCCTACCTCTACGATCGGGACGACCGCGAGTTCGGCGGCGATGGGCCGGACGACTTCGTGAAGAACCTGCGGGACTTCGGCATCTTGGAACCCGGGATGCGCATGGTCGTGCGCGTCGAGCGCCTTCAGCCGGATGTCGAGTGCCGGTTCACGACCGCTGGCGGACCGCCGCGGTTTGTCGCCCTGACGCCGCTGCCGCCGATCGAAGAGGCAACCGAGGCGCCGACCGATCCGGAAATCACCGCGCAACTCGGCCTGATGATGGAATGAGCGCCATGACCGAGATCGTAGACCGGGAGGCCATCCGAGCCCGTGCCCGTGCCGTCCGGCTCGCCACCTGCAAGCACTGGCGCGGCGCCCTCGCGCAGCCGCCCTGTGCGGCCGGCGTCGATCTGGTCGAGCGCGCTGGTCCGCGCCGGATGGTGGGATGGGGGCTCCGGATCCCATGCTGCGATGCGCCGGAGCCCGCCTTCGTGTGTGAGCGGAAGGACACGCCAACGCTCGAGCAGGTCGAGGCCCGCGAGCGCGACATGCACGAGAGCTTCGGTCGCGCGCTCGCGGTTATGGCCGCGATCCCGGCCGACAAGGCGGTCAGCCGCGGCGAGGTGCCGTGCCCGCAGTGCGGCGGCCCGGTCCACTGGGAGCGCTCGCCCGTCAACGGCCACGTGCGCGCCGCCTGCGTCGCCGGCTGCGTCTCGTTCATCCAGTAGTCCCCTCCGCCTGACCCGCATCACGAGGCAAGATCATGACCGAGAACAAAGATAACGCGATGCCTGAGGGCTGGCGCCGCGATACTTGGTATGCCGGCGACAAGGTCGCTTGGTATGCACAGTCTCTGGACGGCAAATCCTCGGCCAATGGCGCGTCCGACACGCACGCTGAAGCTCTCTGCGACGCGGCCGAAGCCGCGCGCTACGTCCGAGATATCCGGGAGAACCGTAATCAGCCCGCTGCCCCGCCCGCCTGGATGGTCGAGGTGGCCAGGGAGGGCGTCGCTCAGGCGCGCGAGTGGCGGGGCGGGCTTGCCGATCACGGATTTGCTCGCAGTGTCCGGGCCGGATCGAAGGATGACCACCCCGAGGTCAAGGCCGCTTCTACCGCCCTCCGCCTCGCCCTTGAGCGCGGGCATGTAGTCGAGGTGCAGAAAATCACGACCGACAGCTTCGTCTCCGAGGACGACCCGCTGTTCAACCCGATTTGGGATGTCATCAAAGGGTGGGACATCGGAGATCTGGCAAAATACGGCGGGTACTGCGGCGCAACCGGCGGTCATGTGCGGGCCATCATCCGTGCTGTTCGGGGGGCTGTAGCAGTCCAGACGAAGGCACCGGAGGTGGATCTGGAGGCGGCCTTGGCGAAAGCCTTCGACGCCGGTCATACGCGCGCTGACGCCAAGATCCGAGGCATCGCAAGGGACGCTTTCGCCGACGGCTTCGATGCCGATCGAGCCAAGGCCGTGTCCGATCTTCTCTCCACCCTACCGACCCGGGAGGCCTGATCATGGCCGAGATCAAAATCGACCACGAGTTCAAGTCGCACCCGAACGTGTTCTGGCCGGCAGCGCGCGGCGAGAAGACCTTCGAGTTCCGGAAAGACGACCGGGGCGGTTATCACGTCGGGCAGACGGTGCGCCTGCGCTGCTACGACCGCGGCGAGTACGTCGAGACGCCGCCGCTTGATCGCCGGATCACCAACATCCTCCGTCCAGGCGAGTTCGGACTTCAGGATGGGTACTGCATCCTATCGCTCGCGCCCCAGCCTGGATCCTCCGTAGGGGGTGATGTGCAGGGTCCTGCCCCATTCCAGCAGCGCGTCGATCCCTGGCTGATCGCCTGCTTCGGCGAGGAGGTCGCCCGCGACAAGCAGGAGCGGGCGCATCGCTTCCTGGAGGAGGCGCTGGAGTTGGTGCAAGCCGCCGGCTGCACCGCGCATGAGGCGCATCAACTCGTCGCCTACGTCTACGGCCGCCCGGCCGGCGAAATGGCGCAGGAGGTCGGCGGCGTGATGACGACGTTGGCCGCGTTCTGCCTCGCGCACGGCCTCGACATGCACGAGGCCGGCGAAACCGAACTCGCCCGCATCTGGACGAAGGTCGAGAAGATCCGGGCGAAGCAGGCGGCCAAGCCGAAGCATTCGCCGCTGCCGGAGCATGTCGCTCCCACCCCGTCTGGAGACCTGATCCAGGTGGCGAGGGAGGCTCACGTCGCCGAACTTATCGCCTCTGTTACCGACTTGCTCAACAACAGCCTTGAGCACCCGATCGGCGACGAGTACGCGACCCACCCCGACGACAACGACAAGCGGCCGGGCGACAGCCTCGGGAAGAGGCTCTACCGGTCCCGGTGGATGCTGCGGTATCGCGTGCGCAATGCCTTCCGCGCCCTCCAGTCCACCAGACAGGAGGAAGGGCGCCGTGCTGCGGCTCCTGAAGGGTGGGTTCTCGTGCCTCAAGACCCTACAGGGGAAATGCTTGATGCTGCCGTAAAGGGTAGCCGAGCTGATGTCAGCTATGCCGACGTCGAAGAGCTTTGGCCCGCCATGCTCTCAGCCTCCCCGCGTCACTCCCAGGAGAAGGCGTGATGCAGGGCCTCCTCTACATCCTGTTGGCTGTCCTCGCCTTCGCAATTGTCGCCCTCTGCGGAGGCCTCTGGCTCCTGCATAGCGCCATCAACGACGGAAATATTTGGAAGGGCATCGTCGCATCTGGGCTCACCGGCGGTGCCAGCTTCTTCGTGGTCATGATAGGCGGAGGCTTGGCGGCGCGATGAGCAACAAGGATCCAAGCCTCAAAGGCAAGTTCGGCGGCAACTGCAACCGTACCGCCTGCCAAACGCCGATCCGCAGCGACAACTGGTTCAACACATCCACTCGGGCCTACTATTGCACGCCGTGCGCCCGAGCCATCAATCAATCATCACTCCATTTCGATGGTGTCGAGATCTGCAAGCGCGTCACAGATCCGAGCGACCAGCCTCGGTTCCCGTGGAATGAAATTCAGGCTTTCGCCGCCTCCCGCACCGCCCTCGCCAGCACGAAAGACCCCTCTCATGAGTGAGCACCGTCCCATCATGCCTCGGGGGAGTGAGGCGCTTACCTACCGGGAGCTACAGGCAGAGGTCGATCGTCTCCGAGCCGCCCTGGCGGACAGCGAGCGCAAGCGGGCGGAGGCTGAGGCCGAGATTGCAGCGACCCGCGACCGGCTGCCGGAAAGTTTGCAGAAGGGCAAACTTGAGTTCGGCGTCGCTAATCTCGCAGTTGGTTACCGCGGCGCCAACGATGCTCGGTGGCGCTATGGCTACGCGATGCGGATGTTGCTGGATTTCGTGGATCGGGCGGCTGGCGAAGGCTACTGCTTTGCGGAAGAGGAAAGTGGACGCCCGGCAATCGATGCGGCAGATTTGTGCGGCACAGTCGCTAAACTACTTGGCTGCGAGCTGGGAGACAACACATATTTCTTACTAATCAAATCGCCAACTGAGCGAGAGCTTGCGCCTTATCTCGTCTCCACCCCCTCACCCCAGGAGATCGCCCGTGACACGGACTGACGAGCTGCACGCGCTGCTGGTGAGGGTGAAAGCTGCCACTCGTGGCGACCGCGATCTTGAGGCGGAACTATTCGCCACACTCGGATGCACGACCATCTACCGCACCAACTATGCGGACTGGTACTGCCGGTGGCCCAACGACCAAGGCGAATATCGCCTGATGCCGGCGCCGATGTCCTGCGTCGATCATGCCCTCGCGCTCATCGCCCGCCTGCTGCCGGATTGGGGTGGGCGCGTGTCCTTCGGCAGCACCAGCACCGCACGGCTCTGGCACGGTGAGCGCGCCGACAAAATCCAGGCGCAAGATGGCGCTTCGCCGGCCCTCGCCCTGATCGCCGCCCTCCTGTCCGCCCTCATCTCGAAGGAGGGCACCCATGCCGAGCATCTTTGAGGTCGCCGACCGAGCCGACCGGATGGCACGGGCCCGGCTCGTGCGGCGCTTGGGCGCCTTGCTGGCGAAAGTCTGTGGATGGGGCGTTCGGCCGTCGGCAGCCTCCACCCCCGCCCCGACCCCGCCGAGAGGGGAGGAGCAGCGGTGAGCGCAATCATCTCTCCCTGTGGGCTCTATCGCTACCGGCTCGAGCGCAACATTAGCCTCCTGCCCGCACCGTCCGTCGCCTGGATCATGGTCAACCCCTCGACGGCTGACGCTACCGAGGACGACCATACGATCCGGAAGGTGCGTGGCTTCAGCGAGCGCTTCGGCTTCGGCCGGATCATCGTCGGCAACCTGTTCGCTTTTCGGGCGACGGATATTCGGGCGCTGCGCACAGCAGCCGACCCGATCGGCCTGGATGCCGGCACGCATCTCCGGCTCATCATGCGCGATGCCGAGAAGGTCATCGTCGCCTGGGGGCCGCTCGCGAAGCTGCCGCGCCATCTGCGGTCGCGCTGGCACGAAGTCCGCGGCATCGCCGAGGCACTTTGCGTGCCGCTCTACTGCCTCGGCACGGCGCAGGACGGCCATCCGCTTCATCCGCTGATGCAGCCCTACGACCGGGCTCTGACCGTCTGGGAGGCCCCTCATGACCGATAGCACCAAGGCAGGGCTGCGCGTCCTCGTCTGCGGGGGACGGGATTACGCCACCAAAGACCGCCGGCAGATGCTGGATGTTGCTTTCAGGCTCGGTGCCTTGAGCGACGAGCGCGGCCCGCTGACGATCATCGAAGGCGGGGCGTCTGGCGCTGATGCGGCAGCCTACTTCTGGGCGACCATCTGGGGTGTCGACGTCGAAACGTTCCCAGCCGACTGGGCTCAAGACGGACGGGCTGCCGGGCCAATGCGGAACGCCAGGATGCTCCGCGAAGCGCGGCCCGATCTCGTGCTCGCGTTCCCCGGCGGACGGGGAACCGCCGACATGGTTCGCCGCGCCCGCGCCGCAGGGGTGCCGGTCGAGGTGGGAGGTGAGCATGTCGGGTGAGAAGATCCTGCGCGGCCTACGTGAAGCCGTCACCGTTGCGCGCGGTGAAGCCGAGCCAGCGAGAGTGCGCATCATCAAGACCACGACGTTCCCATGGCTCTGCGAGGTCAACGGTCGTCCGGTAGTGCCCGGAGCATGGGCTTGCCTGTGCCGCGGCTGCCAAGGAGCTTTGCTTGAATTCGAGAACGCCCGGCTGCGCCGTGGGCTTGAAGCCGCAGATTATCTGATCAACCGCCTGTCGGCCTGCCATGCCGGCAAAGTCGTTCGCGACCTGGGCGAGGCCACTGCCGCATATGAGGTCTTTCGACCTCGTCCCGCCCCGGTCCCTACTGCTGGAGAGGAGGGCTGACGATGCCGCGCGCCACGTCCGCGGAGCCCGAGATTACAGATGACACGCCCCTGCGCCTCGACATCGCGGCAGCCCAGTGCTTCCCGGCGAGCTCAGGGATCACCGCCGCCAGCTTGCGCCGGGAGAGCGCCCGTGGTCGGCTCAACGTGTTCAAGATCGCCGGCAAGCAGTTCACCACGCGAGCCGACATCAGGCGGATGATCGAATTATGCCTCGTCCCAGCAAGGGAGCCCGCCTCTACTACCGCAAGCGAGAGGACCGCTGGTGCATCCGTGACGGCTCAGACGAGCACAGCACGGGCTGCAGCTATGGAGAGCGTGAAGCGGCTGAAAGAGCGCTGCAAGAATACCTCGCCCGGAAGCACAAGCCCGACTTCGGGACAGGTGATCCCGCTCGCGTCCTCATCACGGACATCCTGAGCCTCTACGCCGACGAGCGCGCGGCCGACACGAAGCGGCCTGACGTGGTCTGGAGCGCGCTGCCCCACCTCATCAACTTCTTCGACGGGAAGATGGTCGCGCACGCGACGCCGAACGTCTGCTCGGCGTATGTCCGCTGGCGGATCGCCATGCCCCAGGCCCGCTACAAGGACCCGGAGACGGCACCGCGAGTCGGGACGCAGACCGCCCGGCGCGAACTCGAGGTGATGAGCGCGGCGTTCGGCTACGCGCACAAGGAGCACAAGCTCCTCTATCCGGTGGTGGTGAAGCTGCCGGACAAGGCGCCGCCGCGCGACCGCTGGCTGACCCGATCCGAGGCCGCGCGCCTGCTATGGGCTGCGCTCGGCTTCCGCCTGGTCGAGCGCCACCCGGTCACCGGGCGCGAGATCTGGAAGCGGACCGGCGAGGCGCAAGGCAAGACCCGTCACGTCGCGCGGTTCGTCCTGGTGGGCCTCTACACCGGCACCCGGCACGACGCGATCCTGCAGCTGAAGTGGATGCCGAGCCCGACGGCGGGTTGGGTCGACCTGCGCGCCGGCATCCTCTACCGGCGCGGCACCGGGGAGGGGGAGAGCTCGAAACGGAGGACGCCGATCCCGCTGTCGCGGCGGCTACAGGCCCACCTGAGGCGGTGGCAGCGCGAGAGCGTCGCGAACGTCGTCGAGTTCGAGGGGCTGCCGATCGACCGCATGCGGCGGTCCTGGCACACGGCTCGGGAGGCGGCCGGGCTCGGCCCAGAGGTCACGCCGCACATCCTGCGCCACACCTTCGCGACCTGGGCGGTGCAGTCCGGGGCGCGGTTCAGCCTGATCGCGGGCGCGCTGGGGACCACCGAGAAGATCGTCGAGGGGGTCTACGGCCACCATGCGCCAGAGCACCTTCGCGGCGTGGTCGAGGGCGTATCCGGCCGGCGGCGCGGCTGACATTTCCCATTGTGCGGCGCACAAAATAGGGGTTTCCGGGGGCTCCCCCAGAAACTCAATCCATCCCGCCCCGCAAGGCGCCGCACCAGTAATGCTTAAGCCCATGTAAGATGAGCGAAAATCCTGGTGGGCGGTGACGGGCTCGAACCGCCGACCCTCTCGGTGTAAACGAGATGCTCTACCAACTGAGCTAACCGCCCGGGTGCCGGCATCGTTAAGGGCCTCGGGCCGCGAGTGCAAGGCTTCGCGTGCACGAGGCTTCGCGCGCACCGGAGCCCCAGCGCGAGGGGCCGGCCGCCGCCCCGCCCGCCCCGTCCGCCTTTCTTGGGCCGGCGGCTTGACAGGGCAGGGGGCTCCCCATACACCGCGGCCATCGCAGCACTGCGAGACGCCGGGCGGACGTAGCTCAGTCGGTTAGAGTGCCGGCCTGTCACGCCGGAGGTCGCGGGTTCGAGCCCCGTCGTCCGCGCCACTTCCCTCACAGGAAAAGGCGTTTCTGTAGTGCATAGCGCCCTGTGCGGACGTAGCTCAGTCGGTTAGAGTGCCGGCCTGTCACGCCGGAGGTCGCGGGTTCGAGCCCCGTCGTCCGCGCCACTTCCTCGCATGAGGAACGCCAGCCTCCGGGCTGTCAGGGTTGTCGAGCGAGCACGCCGCGCGGGCGTAGCTCAGTTGGTTAGAGTGCCGGCCTGTCACGCCGGAGGTCGCGGGTTCGAGCCCCGTCGCCCGCGCCACTCGCCGCAAAGCCCCTCCGAGACCGGACAAAGCGGCCTTACGCAAAGGCAATGTCGAGCACCTCTGCCGTAGATCCTCTCCGAACGGGCGTCGGGGTGTACGGATGTCGTGGTCGAACATGAGCGTGATCCCCGGCGTCGCCTCCCAGACCAACCTGCTGGCGCTGAACGCCACGATCGAGGCGGCGCAGGCCAGGGAGGCCGGGCGCAGACTCGCGGTGGTCGCGGCGGAAGTCACGCAGCTCGCCGGCCAGACCGACCGGGCGATGCAGGAGATCGCCGCCCAGGTCGATGCGACGCAGGCGATCGTGCGCAGCGTCGCCGAGGCCGCCCGCCCCGTGCTCGCCGCCGCCGGCCCCGTCGCGCGGCGATCGGCCAGCATCGGCGCCGCGGTGAACCGCTTCCTCGCCACCCTGCGGGCCGCCTGAGGCCCGGGCGGCGTCCGGCAGGGCGCGGCGCCCCGAAAATCTCCACAATCGCCCGACAGGTGGCGCCCGCGCGCAGAGGCGCCGCGTGTCCAGGGCTCGAAGACAATGTCGCATCCGTTCCGTTCGACGGTTCCCGCCTCCGGCACGGGAGGGAGCGTCCTTCGCGGCGGGCACGGCGTCGCGAAAACCGCTCTCGCCGGCGCCCTGGTCGCCGGGGCGCTGGCGCTCGCCGGCTGCAGCGGCTCGGCCATCCTGCCCGCGCCCGACCTGCCGACCACGCCGGTCATCCTCGACGAGGCCTCGGCGGCCGCCGCGATCTCGCGCTACCGGGCGAGCCACGGCCTCGGGCCGGTGGCGATCGATTCCTCGCTGATCCGCGCCGCCTCGTACCAGGCCGAGGCCAACGCCAGGGCCGGCCAGCTCTCGCACGAGGTCGGCGGCACCTTCGACGC
The sequence above is drawn from the Methylobacterium terrae genome and encodes:
- a CDS encoding phosphoadenosine phosphosulfate reductase family protein; translated protein: MNPYLIQGPALISFSGGRTSGYMLKHIIDAHGGQLPADVHVAFCNTGLELPETLDFVQECASRWGVRIVWLEFDPEAEHSTRIVSHNSASRNGEPFDASIRTRNMLPNPVMRTCTIDMKVKRLQAYMRKILGYPQYNSVVGLRHDEQKRVKRMHARAKSNKDGKGIIPVMPLDEAKVSRWDVVAWWKRQNFDLRLPSINGKTPHGNCSLCFLKAKRTVQGIMREAPALADWWIGKERTALLVGATQDPRLCLFRADRPSYERMLQQVRDQGDIEDIGEGEVDDDCACTD
- a CDS encoding DUF3850 domain-containing protein, which codes for MAEIKIDHEFKSHPNVFWPAARGEKTFEFRKDDRGGYHVGQTVRLRCYDRGEYVETPPLDRRITNILRPGEFGLQDGYCILSLAPQPGSSVGGDVQGPAPFQQRVDPWLIACFGEEVARDKQERAHRFLEEALELVQAAGCTAHEAHQLVAYVYGRPAGEMAQEVGGVMTTLAAFCLAHGLDMHEAGETELARIWTKVEKIRAKQAAKPKHSPLPEHVAPTPSGDLIQVAREAHVAELIASVTDLLNNSLEHPIGDEYATHPDDNDKRPGDSLGKRLYRSRWMLRYRVRNAFRALQSTRQEEGRRAAAPEGWVLVPQDPTGEMLDAAVKGSRADVSYADVEELWPAMLSASPRHSQEKA
- a CDS encoding DUF1643 domain-containing protein encodes the protein MSAIISPCGLYRYRLERNISLLPAPSVAWIMVNPSTADATEDDHTIRKVRGFSERFGFGRIIVGNLFAFRATDIRALRTAADPIGLDAGTHLRLIMRDAEKVIVAWGPLAKLPRHLRSRWHEVRGIAEALCVPLYCLGTAQDGHPLHPLMQPYDRALTVWEAPHDR
- a CDS encoding SLOG family protein, translating into MTDSTKAGLRVLVCGGRDYATKDRRQMLDVAFRLGALSDERGPLTIIEGGASGADAAAYFWATIWGVDVETFPADWAQDGRAAGPMRNARMLREARPDLVLAFPGGRGTADMVRRARAAGVPVEVGGEHVG
- a CDS encoding site-specific integrase; its protein translation is MPRPSKGARLYYRKREDRWCIRDGSDEHSTGCSYGEREAAERALQEYLARKHKPDFGTGDPARVLITDILSLYADERAADTKRPDVVWSALPHLINFFDGKMVAHATPNVCSAYVRWRIAMPQARYKDPETAPRVGTQTARRELEVMSAAFGYAHKEHKLLYPVVVKLPDKAPPRDRWLTRSEAARLLWAALGFRLVERHPVTGREIWKRTGEAQGKTRHVARFVLVGLYTGTRHDAILQLKWMPSPTAGWVDLRAGILYRRGTGEGESSKRRTPIPLSRRLQAHLRRWQRESVANVVEFEGLPIDRMRRSWHTAREAAGLGPEVTPHILRHTFATWAVQSGARFSLIAGALGTTEKIVEGVYGHHAPEHLRGVVEGVSGRRRG
- a CDS encoding methyl-accepting chemotaxis protein — protein: MSVIPGVASQTNLLALNATIEAAQAREAGRRLAVVAAEVTQLAGQTDRAMQEIAAQVDATQAIVRSVAEAARPVLAAAGPVARRSASIGAAVNRFLATLRAA
- a CDS encoding CAP domain-containing protein, whose amino-acid sequence is MSHPFRSTVPASGTGGSVLRGGHGVAKTALAGALVAGALALAGCSGSAILPAPDLPTTPVILDEASAAAAISRYRASHGLGPVAIDSSLIRAASYQAEANARAGQLSHEVGGTFDARLKRAGFGGRYAAENLSAGSTTFDEVLKRWQVSPEHNRNMLMPQVRRIGIARVDAPGSRYKRFWALILSDG